DNA sequence from the Bacillus pumilus genome:
AAGAAAAAGATAAAGTGGTCAAAGCCCTGCAAGACAAAACGTCTAAAGGGGAATGGAAATCACAAGACTTCTCATCTGCTGGCGCAAGCAATACAGTAACGTACTATGTCTACGGTGACAAAGTAAGCGATATTGAAGGCACAGTAAAAGATGTCGAGAACATCTTAAAAGATGAGAAAAACCTGAAAAATGTCAGCACAAGCTTATCTGAGAAATACGACGAATATACGTTTAATGCAGATCAAGAAAAACTGGCGAAACTGGGTCTAACTGCTTCACAAATCGCTCAAGCGATTGCTCCTCAAAATAGTGAAACAACACTGACGAAAGTAACTGAGGACGGCAAAGAACTTGATGTGAATCTTCAAACGGAAAAAGATGAATATAAGAGCAAAAAAGATTTAGAAAATAAAAAGATCACAACACCAACAGGGCAAGAAGTCCGAATTGGTGATGTCGTAAAAGTAAGAAATGGTACGACAGCGAATACGGTGACAAAACGTGATGGAAAAATCTACGCAGAAGTGTCTGGAGACATGACAACAGATGATGTCTCAAGTGTGACACAGGATGTTCAGAAAAAAGTCGACAAGCTTGATCTGAAATCTGGCGTAACGATTGACACAGGCGGCGTAAGTGCGGATATTGAGGAATCCTTTACACAGCTTGGGCTCGCAATGCTCGCAGCGATTGCCATTGTGTATCTCGTTCTCGTCATCACATTTGGCGGAGGTCTTGCACCATTTGCAATTCTCTTCTCGCTTCCATTTACAATTATTGGCGCGCTCGTTGGATTGTTTTTAGCAAAAGAAACCATCAGCTTAAACGCCATGATTGGATTGCTCATGCTGATCGGAATTGTTGTGACAAACGCGATCGTCTTAATTGACCGAGTCATTCATAAAGAGAAAGAAGGACTCTCAACAAGAGAGGCATTACTGGAAGCTGGTACAATAAGAGTACGTCCAATCTTAATGACGGCACTTGCGACAATTGGGGCACTTCTTCCATTAGCATTAGGATTTGAAGGCGGAAGCCAAATTGTTTCAAAAGGACTTGGCGTCACAGTCATTGGTGGTCTCGCAAGTTCAACATTGTTAACACTGGTTATCGTACCAATCGTATACGAAGTGTTAAGCAAATTTAAACGCAAAAAGAAATACGTAGAAGAAGATTGAGATGGGGCCCCGCTTTGATGGCGGGGCTTTTTTATGTTGAAATCTGACAAACAGCTCTTTTCATAAGCTCTTCAAATGCTTGGAAAAATGCGTCACGATCGACATGATCAATCACTTGAATTGATTTTCCATCTGTATGCTCTTCGGTACGTCCTTGCTTTGGCGTTTCGGTGTAAACGATCGCATTCATTTCCTTTGAACGAGTAAATGATGAGGAAGCAAGAGTGATCGTTGTCAGCACATCCCATAAGTAGTAAGTCGAGTTGGTTTCGTGATGAATGAGAGGCGGGCAAAAGGCGTAGCACTGCCCAATAAAATCTATTCCAATATGAGAACGAAGGGAAGCCCAGCGCTGACGAATATCAGGTGTAAGCGGAACTTGATTCGTGCTTTCAAGTGCGACCATATCAATAGGAAAGCGTTCCTTGAAGACAGTGCTAACAGCATAAGGGTCCCAAAATGCATTCCATTCTGCTGTCCCATCATGCTCGGGTTCCTCCACATTGCCTTTTTCAAGAAATGTACCGCCCATCCATACCAATTTTTCGATTTTATTAGAGATTGAAGGATCTTCTTCTAAGGCGCGTGCAAGGTCTGTGAGCGGACCTGTAAAGAGCAGCGTGACGGGTTCTGCAGACTTTTTAACAGTTTCGATTAAATGAAGATGTGCTGGAAGCTTGGACACG
Encoded proteins:
- a CDS encoding nucleoside hydrolase gives rise to the protein MKKPVYFNHDGGVDDLVSLFLLLQMEHLKVIGTSVIPADCYLEPALSASQKIIDRFSPYEIEVAASNARGVNPFPKEWRMHAFYVDALPILNEKGTVDTNVSKLPAHLHLIETVKKSAEPVTLLFTGPLTDLARALEEDPSISNKIEKLVWMGGTFLEKGNVEEPEHDGTAEWNAFWDPYAVSTVFKERFPIDMVALESTNQVPLTPDIRQRWASLRSHIGIDFIGQCYAFCPPLIHHETNSTYYLWDVLTTITLASSSFTRSKEMNAIVYTETPKQGRTEEHTDGKSIQVIDHVDRDAFFQAFEELMKRAVCQIST